The following proteins are encoded in a genomic region of Pseudodesulfovibrio mercurii:
- a CDS encoding FAD-dependent oxidoreductase codes for MILTSGLTLFGIGLLAAAILGIASKLLFVKEDPRIALIEDNLPGANCGGCGFPGCSGAAAAIVAGKAPASACIVADSEAIAVIAALMGQEVVEREPELAVRDCTGGLRAEDAFHYEGALDCRAAHLLYGGSKSCPEGCLGLGSCVRACPFDAIHMGPEGLPVIDPNRCKACGNCVDACPRGVIAVSGMSARLLHLNQTTDCLAPCRQKCPAQINIPRYIEQIKAGDYDGAVMTIKERNPLPVTCGRVCPRPCETVCRRQHVDAPVGINMLKRFVADRELRSGVHLPVPCARDTGKRVAVIGGGPAGLSCAYFLRRLGHHPTIFDAMPKLGGQTRYGIPEYRLPKADLDWEIQGILDLGIDTRMNTRFGRDFTLESLKAEGFDATFIGIGAWRASGMYAEGEDLDGVMGGIEFLTAHALGQKPETGSKVIVVGGGNTAIDAARTCVRLGADVTLMYRRTRNEMPAAEEEIDGAEEEGVKFTFLAAPARVIGDENGRATHLEYYEMELGEPDASGRRRPIKKEGSEQRMEATLIIPAIGQKPDLACLYEDNPEGTCALETTKWQTIAADPDTFETAIPGVFTAGDVYTGPDLVISAIGDGRKAARSIHYHLTQAAIPVPETTQKGMIPYTLFKEIDHVERKQRAVLPLLCHGDDRTCTFSEVEGPLDEPQALTEADRCLRCGLVCYDRDEPFLAEESPVEETQAGN; via the coding sequence ATGATACTGACATCGGGACTGACTCTGTTCGGCATCGGCCTGCTGGCGGCGGCCATCCTGGGCATCGCCTCGAAGCTCCTCTTCGTCAAGGAGGACCCGCGCATCGCGCTCATCGAGGACAACCTGCCCGGGGCCAACTGCGGCGGCTGCGGCTTCCCGGGCTGCTCGGGCGCGGCGGCCGCCATCGTGGCGGGCAAGGCCCCGGCCTCGGCCTGCATCGTGGCCGACTCCGAGGCCATCGCGGTCATCGCCGCCCTCATGGGCCAGGAGGTCGTCGAGCGCGAGCCCGAGCTGGCCGTGCGCGACTGCACCGGCGGGCTGCGGGCCGAGGACGCCTTCCACTACGAGGGCGCCCTGGACTGCCGGGCCGCCCACCTGCTCTACGGCGGGTCCAAGTCCTGCCCCGAGGGCTGCCTGGGGTTGGGCTCCTGCGTGCGCGCCTGCCCCTTCGACGCCATCCACATGGGACCCGAGGGGCTGCCGGTCATCGACCCGAACCGCTGCAAGGCGTGCGGCAACTGCGTGGACGCCTGCCCGCGCGGCGTCATCGCCGTGTCCGGCATGTCCGCCCGGCTGCTGCACCTCAACCAGACCACCGACTGCCTGGCCCCGTGCCGCCAGAAGTGCCCGGCCCAGATCAACATCCCCAGGTATATCGAGCAGATCAAGGCGGGCGACTACGACGGCGCGGTCATGACCATCAAGGAGCGCAACCCGCTGCCGGTCACCTGCGGCCGGGTCTGCCCCCGGCCGTGCGAGACGGTCTGCCGCCGCCAGCACGTGGACGCCCCGGTGGGCATCAACATGCTCAAGCGCTTCGTGGCCGACCGCGAGCTGCGCTCGGGCGTCCACCTGCCCGTGCCCTGCGCCAGGGACACCGGCAAACGCGTGGCCGTCATCGGCGGCGGCCCGGCCGGGCTGTCCTGCGCCTATTTCCTGCGCCGCCTGGGCCACCACCCGACCATCTTCGACGCCATGCCCAAGCTCGGCGGCCAGACCCGCTACGGCATCCCGGAATACCGCCTGCCCAAGGCGGACCTGGACTGGGAGATCCAGGGCATCCTGGACCTGGGCATCGACACCCGCATGAACACCCGGTTCGGCCGCGACTTCACCCTGGAATCCCTGAAGGCCGAGGGTTTCGACGCCACCTTCATCGGCATCGGCGCGTGGCGGGCATCCGGCATGTACGCCGAGGGCGAGGACCTGGACGGCGTCATGGGCGGCATCGAGTTCCTGACCGCCCACGCCCTGGGCCAGAAACCCGAGACCGGCAGCAAGGTCATCGTGGTCGGCGGCGGCAACACGGCCATCGACGCGGCCCGCACCTGCGTCCGCCTGGGGGCCGACGTGACCCTCATGTACCGGCGCACGCGGAACGAGATGCCCGCCGCCGAGGAAGAGATCGACGGGGCCGAGGAGGAGGGCGTGAAGTTCACGTTCCTGGCCGCCCCGGCCCGGGTCATCGGCGACGAAAACGGCCGGGCCACCCACCTGGAATACTACGAGATGGAGCTCGGCGAACCGGACGCCTCCGGACGCCGCCGCCCGATCAAGAAGGAGGGCTCCGAGCAGCGCATGGAGGCCACCCTGATCATCCCGGCCATCGGCCAGAAGCCCGACCTCGCCTGCCTGTACGAGGACAATCCCGAGGGAACCTGCGCCCTGGAGACCACCAAGTGGCAGACCATCGCGGCCGACCCGGACACCTTCGAGACGGCCATCCCCGGCGTATTCACGGCGGGCGACGTCTACACCGGCCCGGACCTGGTCATCTCGGCCATCGGCGACGGCCGCAAGGCGGCCCGGTCCATCCACTACCACCTGACCCAGGCCGCCATCCCGGTCCCCGAGACCACCCAGAAGGGCATGATCCCCTATACGTTGTTCAAGGAAATCGACCACGTGGAACGCAAACAACGGGCCGTCCTGCCCCTCCTGTGCCACGGCGACGACCGCACCTGCACCTTCAGCGAGGTGGAGGGCCCCCTCGACGAACCCCAGGCCCTGACCGAAGCCGACCGCTGCCTCCGCTGCGGCCTGGTCTGCTACGACCGGGACGAACCGTTCCTGGCCGAGGAATCCCCTGTCGAGGAGACCCAGGCCGGAAACTGA
- a CDS encoding electron transport complex protein RnfA, with product MQEYFLLFIGAMFVNNIVLAQYLGNCPFIGTSRDTGVAVGMGGAVVFVAVMAAAITWLVQEYVLAPFGLDFLQTLAFILVIAALVQFVEMFLKKVVPPLYKSLGIFLPLITTNCAVMGIALICQREEFGFVKTVLFAFASGLGFMLALVLLAGIRERLAVRRLPMAMRGTPIGLIMAGLMSLAFFAFKGMI from the coding sequence ATGCAGGAATACTTCCTTCTCTTCATCGGGGCGATGTTCGTCAACAACATCGTCCTGGCCCAGTACCTGGGCAACTGCCCGTTCATCGGCACCTCCAGGGACACGGGCGTGGCCGTCGGCATGGGCGGGGCCGTGGTCTTCGTGGCCGTCATGGCCGCGGCCATCACCTGGCTGGTCCAGGAGTACGTCCTGGCCCCCTTCGGCCTGGACTTCCTCCAGACGCTCGCCTTCATCCTGGTCATCGCCGCCCTGGTCCAGTTCGTGGAGATGTTCCTCAAGAAGGTCGTCCCGCCGCTGTACAAGTCCCTGGGCATCTTCCTGCCGCTGATCACCACCAACTGCGCGGTCATGGGCATCGCGCTCATCTGCCAGCGCGAGGAGTTCGGCTTCGTCAAGACGGTCCTGTTCGCCTTCGCCTCGGGGTTGGGCTTCATGCTCGCCCTGGTCCTGCTGGCGGGCATCCGCGAGAGGCTGGCCGTGCGGCGGCTGCCCATGGCCATGCGCGGCACGCCCATCGGGCTGATCATGGCCGGGCTCATGTCCCTGGCCTTCTTCGCCTTCAAGGGCATGATCTAA
- the rsxE gene encoding electron transport complex subunit RsxE — translation MNSRLWKEFSKGLWTDLPPFKLVLGLCPTLAVTNTASNGLGMGVAVIFVLALSNMLVSLLSRFIPSKVRIACFIVVAASLVVAVELLMQAFAYPLYQRLGIFVPLIVVNCIILGRAEAFASKNPVLPSLADGLGMGVGYTLSLTFLGALRELLGTGMIFGVNVAWEGFQPIGIMVKAPGAFVTLGILLCIMTFVENVRRRRKGLAAVQAPTHDCGACGGCGHKNC, via the coding sequence ATGAACAGCAGATTGTGGAAGGAATTCTCGAAAGGGCTGTGGACGGACCTGCCGCCGTTCAAGCTGGTCCTGGGGCTCTGCCCGACCCTGGCCGTGACCAACACGGCGAGCAACGGGCTCGGCATGGGCGTAGCCGTCATCTTCGTCCTGGCCCTGTCCAACATGCTGGTCTCCCTGCTCAGCCGGTTCATCCCGTCCAAGGTGCGCATCGCCTGCTTCATCGTGGTCGCGGCCTCCCTGGTGGTCGCCGTGGAGCTGCTCATGCAGGCCTTCGCCTATCCGCTCTACCAGCGGCTGGGCATCTTCGTGCCGCTCATCGTGGTCAACTGCATCATCCTGGGGAGGGCCGAGGCCTTCGCCTCCAAGAATCCCGTGCTCCCGTCCCTGGCCGACGGCCTGGGCATGGGCGTGGGCTACACCCTGTCCCTGACCTTTCTCGGGGCCCTGCGCGAGCTGCTCGGCACGGGCATGATCTTCGGGGTCAACGTGGCCTGGGAGGGCTTTCAGCCCATCGGCATCATGGTCAAGGCGCCGGGCGCCTTCGTCACGCTCGGCATCCTCCTGTGCATCATGACCTTCGTGGAGAACGTCCGGCGCAGGCGAAAGGGGCTGGCGGCCGTCCAGGCCCCGACCCACGACTGCGGCGCATGCGGCGGCTGCGGCCACAAGAACTGCTGA
- the rnfG gene encoding RnfABCDGE type electron transport complex subunit G yields the protein MKEMIKMMIVLSLICGIAGITLAALRQVTAPIIEEQVLTYVQAPAIESVLAGYDNNPIKDRRKFEVDGRTVIVFPALKNGALVGVAFETSGKGYGGDIGVMVGFDVHAMALTGIGITTLKETPGVGARVAEHGYTTQFRGHSLEHMDLKKNGGDIQAVAGATISSTGTVAAVRDAIAIFNALKGKLAAGWS from the coding sequence ATGAAGGAAATGATCAAGATGATGATCGTCCTGTCGCTCATCTGCGGCATCGCGGGCATCACCCTGGCCGCGCTCAGGCAGGTCACGGCCCCGATCATCGAGGAGCAGGTCCTGACCTATGTCCAGGCCCCGGCCATCGAGTCGGTCCTGGCCGGGTACGACAACAACCCGATCAAGGACCGCAGGAAGTTCGAGGTGGACGGCCGCACCGTGATCGTGTTCCCGGCCCTCAAGAACGGCGCGCTCGTGGGCGTGGCCTTCGAGACCTCGGGCAAGGGCTACGGCGGCGACATCGGCGTCATGGTCGGCTTCGACGTGCACGCCATGGCCCTGACCGGCATCGGCATCACCACCCTCAAGGAGACCCCCGGCGTGGGCGCGCGCGTGGCCGAGCACGGCTACACCACCCAGTTCCGGGGCCATTCACTGGAACACATGGACCTCAAGAAGAACGGCGGCGACATCCAGGCCGTGGCCGGGGCGACCATCTCGTCCACCGGCACCGTGGCCGCCGTGCGCGACGCCATCGCCATCTTCAACGCCCTGAAAGGCAAGCTCGCCGCGGGCTGGTCCTAG
- a CDS encoding RnfABCDGE type electron transport complex subunit D translates to MKPLNPFALTVSVPPHRHCGTTVRDRMLTILVAMLPAAVMATMTFGMPAVRVMALSMAAAVLAEMACDYFMDRETEVHDFHAFTVGLSFAFLLPASAPWWLVTFGSAASIVLGKMAFGPLGGSPFCAPLIGWAICRISWPAFMDINASMLGTDLTYPLAQLKDFGLDAVQITDTRQLFLGKQLGGLGAVQIAGVVLGGMLLVMRRHVSSIIPVGVIGGVALTAFLFHWLDPSIYASPAFHLLTGSTLFGAFFLATDGPSSPNRQIPMLLFGLLTGALIIIIRTWGAYADGVPFAILLANLFTPVLERIRPKPFGRR, encoded by the coding sequence GTGAAGCCCCTCAACCCCTTTGCCCTGACCGTCTCGGTCCCGCCCCACCGCCACTGCGGCACCACCGTGCGGGACCGGATGCTGACCATCCTGGTGGCCATGCTGCCCGCCGCCGTCATGGCGACCATGACCTTCGGCATGCCCGCCGTGCGCGTCATGGCCCTGTCCATGGCCGCCGCCGTGCTGGCCGAGATGGCCTGCGACTACTTCATGGACCGGGAGACCGAGGTCCACGACTTCCACGCCTTCACCGTGGGGCTGTCCTTCGCCTTCCTGCTGCCCGCATCGGCCCCGTGGTGGCTGGTGACCTTCGGCAGCGCGGCCTCCATCGTGCTCGGCAAGATGGCCTTCGGCCCGCTGGGCGGCAGCCCGTTCTGCGCCCCGCTCATCGGCTGGGCCATCTGCCGCATCTCCTGGCCCGCCTTCATGGACATCAACGCCTCCATGCTCGGCACGGACCTGACCTATCCCCTGGCCCAGCTCAAGGACTTCGGCCTGGACGCGGTCCAGATCACCGACACCCGCCAGCTCTTCCTGGGCAAGCAGCTCGGCGGCCTGGGCGCGGTCCAGATCGCGGGCGTGGTCCTCGGCGGCATGCTCCTGGTCATGCGCAGGCACGTCTCGTCCATCATCCCGGTGGGGGTCATCGGCGGGGTCGCCCTGACCGCCTTCCTGTTCCACTGGCTCGACCCGTCCATCTACGCCTCCCCGGCCTTCCATCTGCTGACCGGGTCCACCCTGTTCGGGGCCTTCTTCCTGGCCACGGACGGGCCGTCCTCCCCCAACCGGCAGATCCCCATGCTCCTCTTCGGGCTGCTGACCGGAGCCCTGATCATCATCATCCGGACCTGGGGGGCCTACGCGGACGGCGTGCCCTTCGCCATCCTGCTGGCCAACCTGTTCACCCCGGTCCTGGAACGCATCCGGCCCAAGCCGTTCGGAAGGAGGTAG
- a CDS encoding 4Fe-4S dicluster domain-containing protein — translation MQQTPSAQAEMTLNRHCPLVTCGQEVARGERIATASRPGAGDIHAPFAGTVRHVDPYRIRIEGGEGGTVPPEVLDGLSGPELLTRLRELGADIPVCHQVDTLILNAVDEEPSLHSRRTLMAERQDTLRAGAEALVRGFVPVDVVLAVPGAVRESLPNMTVKVVPDQYPQGLDPLVAKAVTGIEAPDNTLVIGLETVFHAGLVMETGLPVMETMVTVGNAARLMDLGTPVGEILTTDGETLRDGDRIVLGGVLRGTAASSPGQGVDRATTCVGLVRNPAPVVVDAACVGCGECVRRCPARLDPAMITSYAEFGRYDKAEAEGVDVCFECGLCGYFCIAHRPMLQYIRLAKSELAKAKAQSGEVPLP, via the coding sequence ATGCAACAAACACCCTCCGCCCAGGCGGAGATGACCCTGAACCGCCACTGCCCGCTGGTCACCTGCGGCCAGGAGGTCGCGCGCGGCGAGCGCATCGCCACAGCGTCCCGGCCCGGCGCGGGCGACATCCACGCCCCCTTCGCCGGCACGGTCCGGCACGTGGATCCGTACCGCATCCGCATCGAGGGCGGCGAGGGCGGGACCGTGCCCCCGGAAGTCCTCGACGGCCTGAGCGGCCCGGAACTCCTGACCCGCCTGCGCGAACTCGGGGCCGACATCCCGGTCTGTCACCAGGTGGACACCCTGATCCTCAACGCGGTGGACGAGGAGCCGAGCCTGCACTCCCGGCGCACCCTCATGGCCGAGCGGCAGGACACCCTGCGCGCCGGGGCCGAGGCCCTGGTCCGGGGATTCGTGCCCGTGGACGTGGTCCTGGCCGTGCCCGGAGCGGTCCGGGAGAGCCTGCCCAACATGACCGTCAAGGTCGTGCCGGACCAGTATCCCCAGGGGCTCGACCCCCTGGTGGCCAAGGCCGTGACCGGCATCGAGGCCCCGGACAACACCCTGGTCATCGGCCTGGAGACCGTGTTCCACGCGGGCCTGGTCATGGAGACCGGCCTGCCGGTCATGGAGACCATGGTCACCGTGGGCAACGCGGCCCGGCTCATGGACCTGGGCACCCCGGTGGGCGAGATCCTGACCACCGATGGCGAGACCCTCCGCGACGGCGACCGCATCGTCCTGGGCGGCGTGCTCCGGGGCACGGCCGCGTCCTCGCCCGGCCAGGGCGTGGACCGCGCGACCACCTGCGTCGGCCTGGTGCGCAACCCGGCGCCGGTGGTGGTGGATGCCGCCTGCGTGGGGTGCGGGGAGTGCGTGCGGCGGTGTCCGGCGCGGCTGGATCCGGCCATGATCACCAGCTATGCCGAGTTCGGGCGGTACGACAAGGCCGAGGCCGAGGGTGTGGACGTCTGCTTCGAGTGCGGCCTGTGCGGCTATTTCTGCATCGCCCACCGCCCCATGCTTCAATACATCCGGCTCGCCAAGAGCGAATTGGCGAAGGCCAAAGCCCAGTCCGGGGAGGTACCCCTGCCGTGA
- a CDS encoding cytochrome c3 family protein: MRSKSKIFPVLAATLVLLAVAIVGYVRSGQTQPMPVRILFENNGGKVIFSHLVHHRDYGIECSRCHHDKTQPIVTPEDGALACGSCHPNDFDKNFVDNHMDSFPNESYCVRCHHIEYDKINFDHEVHKDYASDCGDCHHGKDIEPEPQKCTNCHGEKSTNNLLSMREAGHKSCGQCHEDMFDKGLSSCKSCHSQKDMTDYKGDFSACNQCHEAETRELVLPRMNAFHDQCMSCHEEMGAGPYGPDNCKQCHISR, from the coding sequence ATGCGTTCAAAATCGAAAATATTTCCGGTCCTGGCGGCGACCTTAGTGCTCCTGGCCGTGGCCATCGTCGGCTATGTCCGCTCCGGCCAGACGCAGCCGATGCCCGTGCGCATCCTGTTCGAGAACAACGGGGGCAAGGTCATCTTCTCCCACCTGGTCCACCACCGGGACTACGGGATCGAATGCTCCCGCTGCCACCACGACAAGACCCAGCCCATCGTCACGCCCGAGGACGGGGCCCTGGCCTGCGGCTCCTGCCATCCCAACGACTTCGACAAGAATTTCGTGGACAATCACATGGATTCCTTCCCCAACGAGTCCTACTGCGTGCGCTGCCACCACATTGAATACGACAAGATCAACTTCGATCACGAGGTCCACAAGGACTACGCCTCGGACTGCGGCGACTGCCACCACGGCAAGGACATCGAGCCCGAGCCCCAGAAGTGCACCAACTGCCACGGGGAAAAGAGCACGAACAACCTCCTGTCCATGCGCGAGGCCGGACACAAGAGCTGCGGCCAGTGCCACGAGGACATGTTCGACAAGGGGTTGTCCAGCTGCAAGTCCTGCCACTCCCAGAAGGACATGACCGACTACAAGGGCGACTTCTCGGCCTGCAACCAGTGCCACGAGGCCGAGACCAGGGAGCTGGTCCTGCCGCGCATGAACGCCTTCCACGACCAGTGCATGTCCTGCCACGAGGAAATGGGCGCGGGCCCCTACGGCCCGGACAACTGCAAACAATGCCACATCAGCAGGTAG
- a CDS encoding SLC13 family permease — MSNQADSNNGKRIGFFLGPIVLVAMLLIPAPEGMKTEAWHVAAVTALMAIWWITEAIPIPATSLLPIALFPMLGVMSSAASTAPYANHLIYLFMGGFFLAVTMERWNLHRRVALYTIKAIGTSPARMIMGFMVATGFLSMWVSNTATAMMMVPIGMAVIQQATGYDSEHLRDGTTHVGPEFNFGRGLMLGIAYAASIGGVATIIGTPPNTVMAGMVEKMFGVQIGFGQWMLFGVPLAVITLAFAWFLLTKILFPMGGLELAGGAQIIDDEVKKLGPMSSQEKKIVVVGCFMAAFWLARGFMAKSTFVLGIMPHFKYVGDATIGILGALILFAIPVDFKKGEFLLDWKTAVKIPWDVILLFGGGLAIANGFAKTGLAAYIASQLGGLAGTSMIIFVGVVVLITIFLTEITSNTATATLLVPIMGSAAIAMGVHPFATIVGACVAASYAFMLPVATPPNAVVFGSGCVSIKQMAKAGVWLNIFGTILITAFVVYILPALWGVDLTTVPSWAVIPK; from the coding sequence ATGTCCAATCAGGCTGATTCAAACAACGGCAAGCGCATAGGGTTCTTCCTCGGACCCATCGTGCTCGTCGCGATGCTGCTCATTCCGGCCCCCGAGGGCATGAAGACAGAGGCATGGCACGTCGCGGCGGTTACCGCACTGATGGCCATCTGGTGGATCACCGAGGCGATTCCGATTCCGGCGACCTCCCTGCTGCCCATCGCCCTGTTCCCCATGCTCGGCGTCATGTCGTCCGCCGCGTCCACGGCCCCCTACGCCAACCACCTGATCTACCTGTTCATGGGCGGCTTCTTCCTGGCCGTGACCATGGAGCGCTGGAACCTGCACCGCCGTGTGGCCCTGTACACCATCAAGGCCATCGGCACGAGCCCGGCGCGCATGATCATGGGCTTCATGGTCGCCACCGGCTTCCTGTCCATGTGGGTGTCCAACACCGCCACGGCCATGATGATGGTCCCCATCGGCATGGCCGTCATCCAGCAGGCCACGGGCTACGACTCCGAGCACCTGCGTGACGGCACCACCCACGTCGGTCCCGAGTTCAACTTCGGCCGGGGCCTGATGCTCGGCATCGCCTACGCCGCGTCCATCGGCGGCGTGGCCACCATCATCGGCACCCCCCCGAACACCGTCATGGCCGGCATGGTCGAGAAGATGTTCGGCGTGCAGATCGGCTTCGGCCAGTGGATGCTCTTCGGCGTCCCGCTGGCGGTCATCACCCTGGCCTTCGCCTGGTTCCTGCTGACCAAGATCCTGTTCCCCATGGGCGGCCTGGAGTTGGCCGGCGGCGCCCAGATCATCGACGACGAAGTGAAGAAGCTCGGACCCATGTCCAGCCAGGAAAAGAAGATCGTGGTCGTGGGCTGTTTCATGGCCGCCTTCTGGCTGGCACGCGGCTTCATGGCCAAGTCCACCTTCGTCCTGGGCATCATGCCCCACTTCAAGTACGTGGGCGACGCCACCATCGGTATCCTCGGCGCCCTGATCCTGTTCGCCATCCCGGTCGACTTCAAGAAGGGCGAGTTCCTCCTGGATTGGAAGACCGCCGTGAAGATTCCCTGGGACGTCATCCTGCTCTTCGGCGGCGGCCTGGCCATCGCCAACGGCTTCGCCAAGACCGGCCTGGCCGCCTACATCGCGAGCCAGCTCGGCGGACTCGCCGGCACCAGCATGATCATCTTCGTCGGCGTCGTGGTCCTGATCACCATCTTCCTGACCGAGATCACCTCCAACACCGCCACCGCCACCCTGCTCGTGCCCATCATGGGTTCCGCGGCCATCGCCATGGGCGTGCACCCGTTCGCGACCATCGTCGGCGCCTGCGTGGCGGCCTCCTACGCCTTCATGCTCCCGGTGGCCACGCCGCCCAACGCCGTCGTCTTCGGCAGCGGATGCGTGAGCATCAAGCAGATGGCCAAGGCGGGCGTCTGGCTGAACATCTTCGGCACGATCCTGATCACCGCCTTCGTGGTCTACATCCTCCCGGCCCTGTGGGGCGTGGACCTGACCACCGTGCCCAGCTGGGCGGTCATTCCCAAGTAA
- a CDS encoding malic enzyme-like NAD(P)-binding protein, producing MALFTKQEALDYHSIGRKGKVEVVPVKPCKTQKHLSMAYSPGVAEACKAIHADPELVYEYTGKGNLVGVVSNGTAVLGLGNIGPLAGKPVMEGKGVLFKVFGDVDVYDIDLDVSDPDKLCDIVKALEPTFGGINLEDIKAPECFYIEEKLKKEMNIPVFHDDQHGTAIVTSAGMMNAIEISGKNAADMRVVISGAGAAAIACTNLYRNMGVKFENIAMFDSKGHINKPRTDLNEFKQQYATEKEYASLAEAMVGADCFLGLSKGGVVSKEMVKSMSDNCPIIFACANPDPEITYDDAKSARPDCIMGTGRSDFPNQVNNVLGFPFIFRGALDCGATAITEGMKLAAAQALADLAKTEAPQYVCEAFGVDKLEFGIDYVIPKALDLRLIEYVSVAVAKAAMEEGVARKQLDLDEYKASLGKRIQASSARVSAFVDTYHLGI from the coding sequence ATGGCATTATTCACCAAACAAGAGGCCCTGGACTATCATTCCATCGGCCGCAAGGGGAAGGTCGAGGTCGTCCCGGTCAAGCCGTGCAAGACCCAGAAACATCTGTCCATGGCGTACAGCCCCGGCGTGGCCGAGGCGTGCAAGGCCATCCACGCCGATCCCGAACTGGTCTACGAATACACCGGCAAGGGCAACCTGGTCGGCGTGGTTTCCAACGGCACCGCCGTGCTCGGCCTGGGCAACATCGGGCCCCTGGCGGGCAAGCCGGTCATGGAGGGCAAGGGCGTGCTGTTCAAGGTCTTCGGCGACGTGGACGTCTACGACATCGACCTGGACGTCAGCGACCCGGACAAGCTGTGCGACATCGTCAAGGCCCTGGAGCCGACCTTCGGCGGCATCAACCTCGAAGACATCAAGGCCCCGGAATGCTTCTACATCGAAGAGAAGCTGAAAAAGGAAATGAACATCCCGGTCTTCCATGACGACCAGCACGGCACGGCCATCGTCACCTCCGCCGGCATGATGAACGCCATCGAGATCTCGGGCAAGAACGCCGCCGACATGCGCGTGGTCATCTCCGGCGCGGGCGCGGCGGCCATCGCCTGCACCAACCTGTACCGGAACATGGGCGTCAAGTTCGAGAACATCGCCATGTTCGACTCCAAGGGACACATCAACAAGCCCCGCACGGACCTGAACGAGTTCAAGCAGCAGTACGCCACCGAGAAGGAATACGCCTCCCTGGCCGAGGCCATGGTCGGCGCGGACTGCTTCCTGGGCCTGTCCAAGGGCGGCGTGGTCAGCAAGGAGATGGTCAAGTCCATGTCCGACAACTGCCCGATCATCTTCGCCTGCGCCAACCCGGACCCGGAGATCACCTACGACGACGCCAAGTCCGCCCGCCCCGACTGCATCATGGGCACCGGCCGCTCGGACTTCCCGAACCAGGTCAACAACGTGCTCGGCTTCCCGTTCATCTTCCGCGGCGCGCTCGACTGCGGCGCCACGGCCATCACCGAAGGCATGAAGCTGGCCGCCGCCCAGGCCCTGGCCGACCTGGCCAAGACCGAGGCCCCGCAATACGTCTGCGAGGCCTTCGGCGTGGACAAACTCGAGTTCGGCATCGACTACGTCATCCCCAAGGCCCTGGACCTGCGGCTCATCGAGTACGTCTCCGTGGCCGTGGCCAAGGCCGCCATGGAGGAGGGCGTGGCCCGCAAGCAACTCGACCTGGACGAATACAAGGCCTCGCTCGGCAAGCGTATCCAGGCCTCCAGCGCCCGCGTGAGCGCTTTCGTTGATACTTATCATCTTGGAATCTAA